From Chryseobacterium sp. H1D6B, a single genomic window includes:
- the mazG gene encoding nucleoside triphosphate pyrophosphohydrolase, translating into MNTKEEKLEAFGRLLDIMDDLREKCPWDQKQTLESLRHLTLEETYELSDAILQGDLTEIKKELGDVLLHLVFYSKIGSEKESFDIADVINSLNEKLIFRHPHIYGDVEVKDEEEVKQNWEKLKLKEGNKSILGGVPKSLPSMVKAYRIQDKVKGIGFEFHNAEDAWKKVDEELAEFHAETELDKKEQELGDVFFSLINYARISGINPDSALERTNLKFISRFQKMENLASERNLKLEDMSLDEMDVLWDEVKLLNKNS; encoded by the coding sequence ATGAATACCAAAGAAGAAAAATTAGAAGCTTTCGGAAGATTACTCGATATAATGGATGATCTGAGGGAGAAATGCCCTTGGGATCAGAAACAGACCTTAGAATCACTTCGTCATTTGACCCTTGAAGAAACATATGAACTTTCAGATGCTATTCTGCAGGGAGATTTAACTGAGATCAAAAAAGAATTGGGTGATGTACTGCTTCATCTTGTCTTCTATTCAAAAATAGGTTCTGAAAAAGAAAGTTTTGACATTGCTGATGTTATTAATTCTTTAAATGAAAAACTGATCTTCCGCCATCCTCATATTTATGGAGATGTTGAAGTAAAGGATGAAGAAGAAGTAAAGCAGAACTGGGAGAAACTGAAACTGAAAGAAGGAAATAAATCTATTCTTGGAGGGGTTCCTAAAAGTCTTCCGAGTATGGTAAAAGCATACAGAATTCAGGATAAAGTAAAAGGAATAGGTTTTGAGTTCCATAATGCCGAAGATGCATGGAAAAAAGTAGATGAAGAGTTAGCCGAGTTTCATGCGGAAACGGAGCTGGACAAAAAAGAACAGGAATTAGGGGATGTATTTTTCTCATTGATTAATTATGCACGGATTTCAGGAATCAATCCGGATTCTGCTTTGGAAAGAACTAATTTGAAATTTATTTCCAGATTTCAGAAAATGGAAAACCTGGCTTCAGAAAGGAATTTAAAGCTAGAAGATATGTCTTTGGATGAAATGGATGTTCTTTGGGATGAGGTTAAACTATTAAATAAAAATTCATGA
- a CDS encoding bestrophin family ion channel, with translation MIIRQRTSWWKMLFIWKGSVLKKIVVQLTIITLFSLAVLYLNGKIYDYKVKLNPTVFTLIGLALAIFMGFCNTASYDRYWEGRKLWGLLVIETRSLTRQIFSLVNDSSPDAEDKKREIVKMIAAFCWSLNYQLRDKYRPEHLAHLLSPEHLERLKGKKFIPIIILDSIAEWINEQNKKGNMDTIILASLDQQLNQFSNIAGGCERIYNTPLPFPYSVLLHRTVYMYCFWLPFGLIDSLGWMMPMIVLLISYTFIALDAIIQEIAEPFGEEENDLALNNICRTIEYSIFEQAGIPQKELQPPNSYCID, from the coding sequence ATGATTATAAGGCAGCGTACGAGTTGGTGGAAAATGCTATTTATATGGAAAGGTTCTGTGTTGAAGAAAATTGTTGTCCAGCTGACTATTATTACTCTGTTTTCACTAGCTGTACTGTATCTGAACGGAAAAATATATGATTATAAAGTAAAGCTTAATCCAACAGTTTTTACGCTTATCGGTCTTGCTCTGGCCATTTTTATGGGATTCTGTAATACGGCAAGCTATGACCGTTACTGGGAAGGCCGTAAGCTGTGGGGATTATTGGTTATAGAAACCAGATCTCTGACCAGACAGATATTTTCTTTGGTCAATGATTCTTCCCCGGATGCGGAAGATAAAAAAAGAGAGATCGTAAAAATGATTGCTGCATTCTGCTGGTCCCTGAATTATCAGTTAAGAGACAAATACAGGCCGGAACATCTTGCTCATCTGCTTTCTCCTGAACATTTGGAACGATTGAAAGGGAAAAAGTTTATCCCGATTATCATTTTGGATAGTATCGCAGAATGGATTAATGAACAGAATAAAAAAGGAAATATGGATACCATTATCCTAGCTTCACTAGATCAGCAGCTGAACCAGTTTTCAAATATTGCAGGAGGGTGCGAAAGAATCTATAATACTCCTTTACCATTTCCTTACAGCGTTTTGCTGCACCGCACTGTTTATATGTACTGTTTTTGGCTGCCCTTCGGCCTTATAGACAGTTTAGGATGGATGATGCCTATGATCGTTTTACTGATAAGCTATACTTTCATTGCTCTGGATGCTATTATTCAAGAGATTGCAGAACCTTTTGGAGAAGAAGAAAATGACCTTGCGCTGAACAATATCTGCAGAACAATTGAATATTCTATTTTCGAACAGGCTGGTATCCCTCAAAAAGAACTTCAACCCCCGAATTCCTATTGTATAGATTAA
- a CDS encoding Pycsar system effector family protein codes for MSILHKAKEYVESLFKDKLSSVYFYHNFIHTTYTVNKAEEIMKNTPVSEEDQEKVLLALWFHDTGYIECAQNHEEKGVEILKNFLKNENYPENYINEVSKLILATKINYEPQNLLEKIVKDADCSHFASHDYNDISDSLRKEWELTNVRCFTNDEWNAGNIDMLKNKHQYYTDYAKENWEPVKKKNIKKIEKKLEKEKEKDEDKKGSSENKKEKEVKSDRSVDTLFRVTLNNHTRLSDIADSKANILLSVNAIIISVCLSVLVPKLDAPKNAHLVIPSFVLLLSSVLTIIFAILSTKPNVTKTKFTNQDIADRKVNLLFFGNFHQMLFNDYHDAMKDLIKDRDYIYDSMVKDLYYLGKVLDRKYKLLSITYQIFMAGIIISVLSFAFAFLTL; via the coding sequence ATGAGTATTTTACACAAGGCTAAAGAGTATGTCGAAAGCTTATTCAAAGATAAGTTATCTTCAGTATATTTTTATCATAATTTTATACATACAACGTATACCGTAAATAAGGCTGAAGAAATAATGAAAAATACTCCTGTCTCTGAGGAGGATCAGGAGAAAGTTTTATTAGCACTTTGGTTTCATGATACAGGTTACATAGAATGCGCTCAAAACCATGAAGAAAAGGGAGTTGAGATATTGAAAAATTTTCTTAAAAACGAAAATTATCCAGAAAACTATATTAATGAGGTTTCTAAATTAATTCTGGCGACTAAAATTAATTATGAGCCTCAAAATCTTTTAGAAAAAATTGTAAAAGATGCAGACTGCAGCCATTTTGCAAGCCATGATTATAATGATATCTCAGATTCCCTGCGGAAAGAATGGGAGCTTACCAATGTGAGATGCTTCACTAATGACGAATGGAACGCCGGAAATATAGATATGCTTAAGAACAAGCATCAATATTATACAGATTATGCGAAGGAAAACTGGGAGCCGGTAAAAAAGAAGAATATCAAAAAAATAGAAAAAAAGCTGGAAAAGGAGAAGGAAAAAGATGAAGATAAAAAAGGATCTTCAGAAAACAAAAAGGAAAAAGAAGTAAAATCTGACCGCAGTGTAGATACTCTGTTTAGGGTTACTTTGAATAATCATACCAGATTAAGTGATATTGCAGACAGTAAAGCGAATATTCTGCTTTCTGTAAACGCGATCATTATTTCAGTTTGTCTTTCTGTTCTGGTTCCTAAATTGGATGCTCCCAAAAATGCACACTTGGTGATTCCAAGTTTTGTATTGCTGCTGTCAAGTGTTTTGACGATCATATTTGCGATTTTATCTACAAAACCGAACGTAACCAAAACCAAATTTACGAATCAGGATATCGCAGACAGAAAAGTAAATCTTTTATTCTTTGGAAATTTTCATCAGATGCTGTTCAATGATTATCATGACGCTATGAAAGACCTGATTAAAGACCGAGATTATATTTATGATTCTATGGTTAAAGATTTATACTATTTAGGAAAGGTCTTAGACAGGAAATACAAGCTTTTATCGATTACTTATCAGATTTTTATGGCTGGAATTATTATTTCTGTACTGTCCTTTGCCTTTGCTTTTCTTACCCTTTAA
- a CDS encoding serine hydrolase, producing MKKQLSFFLFLLAAGFFNAQVEEKKLDELIQNTLKTFDVPGMSVGVIKDGKLIYSKGFGVRSLTTKQPMDDNTLVGIASNSKGFTCTALAILADEGKLAWNDKVSKYIPEFQMYDPYVSQNVTIKDLVTHRAGLGLGQGDLMFFPEGGSLTVNDIVHNVRYLKPENPFRTTLDYNNIMFIVAGEVIHRVSGLSWAEFVEQRIMKPVGMTSSFGSYSRAKNAVNKIDAHASADGKVIAVPHDWNETGNAAGGIMSNIKDMTTWAEFLLNSFTTKDGKKLVSDKQIQQLWSLQIPSGVAPKNPYDTSFYGYGMGWFLSDVKGHKQIQHTGGLIGTVTQFTLIPDMKLGIVVLTNQQSGAAFNTITNTLKDSYLGVADRNWLKTYGDRMIKVNEIYEKQKKEAFSKSEAFKKDKNLQPKAEQFIGKYNDIWFGDVEVSQQGNTYRISCANSPRLKGELLPFSNNSFIIKWDDRSYDADAYIIFNYDECGKAESAKLKPISDVTDFSFDFDDLDLRKK from the coding sequence ATGAAGAAACAACTTTCTTTTTTCCTTTTTCTTTTAGCGGCAGGCTTTTTTAATGCGCAGGTTGAAGAAAAAAAACTGGATGAATTAATTCAAAATACTTTAAAAACTTTTGATGTTCCAGGAATGTCTGTAGGAGTGATTAAAGACGGTAAATTAATTTATTCTAAAGGATTTGGAGTAAGGTCTTTAACTACGAAGCAGCCGATGGATGACAATACATTAGTAGGTATTGCTTCTAATTCTAAAGGATTTACCTGTACAGCGCTGGCAATTTTAGCAGACGAAGGAAAATTGGCCTGGAATGATAAAGTTTCGAAATATATTCCTGAATTCCAAATGTATGATCCGTATGTTTCTCAAAATGTTACCATTAAAGATCTTGTCACTCATAGAGCTGGATTAGGATTAGGACAGGGAGATTTAATGTTCTTTCCTGAGGGTGGAAGCTTGACAGTGAATGATATTGTTCACAACGTAAGATATTTGAAGCCTGAAAATCCTTTCAGAACAACTTTGGATTATAATAACATTATGTTTATTGTAGCCGGAGAAGTGATTCACAGAGTTTCTGGACTAAGCTGGGCAGAATTTGTTGAACAGAGAATTATGAAACCTGTAGGGATGACCTCAAGTTTCGGAAGCTACAGCAGAGCAAAAAATGCTGTGAATAAAATTGATGCTCACGCTTCGGCAGACGGAAAAGTAATTGCTGTTCCTCACGACTGGAATGAAACAGGAAACGCTGCCGGCGGAATTATGAGTAATATAAAGGATATGACAACCTGGGCAGAATTTCTGTTGAATAGTTTCACTACAAAAGATGGTAAAAAATTAGTTTCTGATAAGCAGATCCAGCAGCTTTGGAGCCTGCAGATCCCAAGCGGTGTAGCACCGAAGAATCCTTATGATACTAGCTTTTACGGCTATGGAATGGGCTGGTTCTTAAGTGATGTAAAAGGACACAAGCAGATCCAGCATACAGGAGGTTTAATTGGAACGGTAACTCAGTTTACTTTAATTCCAGATATGAAATTAGGAATCGTAGTGCTTACTAACCAGCAGTCGGGAGCAGCTTTCAATACGATCACCAATACTTTAAAAGATTCTTATCTGGGAGTTGCCGACAGAAACTGGCTGAAAACTTATGGAGACAGAATGATAAAAGTAAATGAAATATATGAAAAGCAGAAGAAAGAAGCCTTTTCAAAGTCAGAAGCTTTCAAAAAAGATAAAAATCTTCAGCCGAAAGCAGAACAGTTTATAGGGAAATATAATGATATCTGGTTTGGAGATGTAGAAGTTTCGCAGCAGGGAAATACATACCGCATTTCATGTGCAAATTCTCCAAGGCTGAAAGGAGAGCTTCTTCCATTTTCTAATAACAGCTTTATCATAAAATGGGACGACAGAAGTTATGATGCCGATGCTTATATTATTTTTAATTATGACGAGTGCGGAAAGGCAGAATCTGCTAAATTAAAACCGATTTCAGACGTTACCGATTTCAGCTTTGATTTTGATGATCTGGATTTGAGAAAGAAATAA
- a CDS encoding BamA/TamA family outer membrane protein: MNLSFKNPLKKISALFRFLLFSGLLISCATYNVKKGKNLREVTNSNIKPENEFKIFLVGDAGNADEPQAQHTLNFLKRKLDSADKNSMLIFLGDNIYPAGMPKEKDKDYPLAKEKMQNQLDITKNFKGRTLVIPGNHDWYHGLDGLKAQEEFVKSYLNDKKSFLPKNSCPIDDINLTSDIKLIVIDSEWALVNWDKYPGINKNCQIKTMEDFFDEFKDLINKNQDKRIIVALHHPIISTGVHAGYNAAKSHLFPLKSKVPVPGVASLINVLRNSSGASIEDINNQHYADLANRLKSIVQDKDNVIFVSGHDHNLQYHAEKNIRQIISGAGSKTDPATIAEKTDFSYGGSGFAVLNLRKDQSSDVEYFSTKDNKFQKLAQISVMAEPKEFINTYPSSFPNTVTSTVYPVKLTEKGKFYRWLWGDHYRKYYGLPIEAQTADISELNGGYTPFREGGGNQSNSLRLKAKNGQEFVMRGVKKSAVRFLNNMAFKKSTFGNELNNTFPDKFLLDFYTTSHPFTPFSVGNLADKLNIFHSNPKLYYIPKQQGLGIYNDHYGDEMYMIEERFSSDPKTLQSLDNADDILSTDDVLKNFTKSYKYSVDKESYIRARIFDMLIGDWDRHSDQWKWAEYENGDKVVYKAIPRDRDQAFSKYDGAAFKIIMNVPAIRHMKTFNDDIKNVKWVNMEPYPLDLVFLKGSTQEDWIAQAAYIQDHLSDADIDDAFNNLPKEVKDETIADIQRKLKSRKTKLKDYASKYYDVLQEKVPLAGTVNPDKFVITKKGHSVEVKQYKLDKNQQNPELVFEKTYVDSKTKELWIYGLEDDDIYEVSGDGKPKMNIRLIGGYNHDVYNVADGSKVKIYDFKSQKNTYNTNGASKKITDDYDINTYNYKHPKYNFFAGYPNIDYNPDDGVILGVLANYTVNNFIRDPYTQKHSLRANFYTATGGFNLIYKGIFKKAVSGWDFNIDALYTTPHFAENFFGLSNESEYDKENTERKYNRARISKFNFAPSISKKSWLNLKHQFQLTFENNKVQTNGDRFVDESPDVNPAVFKSQQFAGANYTFSYKNLDNNAFPTLGMEFLLNADWKTNLSNTDRNFLTLKGTLTIDHRIDKKGNFVLANSSNVMWINNNNFEFYQAASIGGNNGMRAFRNDRFSGKSYFTNNSEIRWDFGRIRNNIVPANMGVLVGYDFGRVWNDNENSNKWHQSVGAGFWLSIVEMFSARLNYFYGSDGGRISAGVGMNF; this comes from the coding sequence ATGAATTTATCCTTTAAAAATCCTCTAAAAAAAATTTCAGCTTTATTTAGATTCTTGTTATTCTCAGGACTTCTTATTTCTTGTGCTACCTATAACGTAAAAAAAGGGAAAAACTTACGGGAAGTAACAAATTCTAACATAAAACCTGAAAATGAATTTAAAATCTTCTTAGTGGGTGATGCAGGAAACGCAGATGAACCTCAGGCACAGCATACCTTAAACTTTCTTAAACGCAAACTGGATTCAGCAGATAAAAACTCAATGCTGATTTTTTTAGGAGATAATATCTATCCTGCCGGAATGCCTAAAGAAAAGGATAAAGACTATCCTCTGGCAAAAGAAAAAATGCAGAACCAGCTTGATATTACAAAAAATTTCAAAGGAAGAACATTAGTGATCCCGGGAAATCATGACTGGTACCACGGACTGGACGGATTAAAAGCTCAGGAAGAATTTGTAAAATCTTATTTGAATGACAAAAAATCTTTCCTTCCCAAAAATTCATGCCCGATTGATGATATTAATCTTACCAGCGATATTAAATTAATTGTGATCGACAGCGAATGGGCTTTAGTAAATTGGGACAAATATCCTGGAATCAACAAAAACTGCCAGATCAAAACCATGGAAGACTTTTTCGATGAGTTTAAAGATCTTATTAATAAAAATCAGGACAAAAGAATTATCGTAGCACTCCACCACCCAATTATCAGCACGGGTGTTCATGCCGGATATAATGCTGCAAAGTCTCACCTTTTCCCTTTAAAAAGCAAAGTACCGGTGCCTGGTGTTGCAAGTTTAATCAACGTTTTGAGAAACTCTTCAGGAGCAAGTATTGAAGACATCAACAATCAGCATTATGCAGATCTAGCCAACAGATTAAAAAGTATTGTTCAGGATAAAGACAACGTTATTTTTGTTTCAGGACATGATCATAATTTACAATATCATGCAGAAAAAAATATCAGACAAATTATCAGCGGCGCGGGTTCTAAAACTGATCCTGCAACGATCGCTGAGAAAACCGATTTTTCTTATGGAGGAAGCGGCTTTGCTGTTTTAAATTTGAGAAAAGACCAAAGCTCTGATGTAGAATATTTCTCAACCAAAGATAATAAATTTCAAAAACTGGCTCAAATTTCAGTAATGGCAGAGCCAAAAGAATTTATCAATACCTATCCGAGTTCTTTTCCAAATACAGTTACATCTACTGTGTATCCTGTAAAACTAACTGAAAAAGGTAAATTTTACAGATGGCTCTGGGGAGATCATTACAGAAAATATTACGGACTTCCAATTGAAGCTCAGACCGCTGATATTTCTGAATTAAACGGAGGCTACACTCCTTTCAGAGAAGGAGGCGGCAACCAATCGAACAGTTTAAGATTAAAAGCTAAGAACGGACAGGAATTCGTAATGAGAGGAGTTAAAAAAAGTGCTGTTCGTTTTCTGAATAATATGGCCTTTAAGAAAAGTACTTTCGGGAACGAATTAAATAACACATTCCCAGATAAATTTTTATTGGATTTTTATACCACCAGTCATCCTTTTACCCCTTTTTCAGTGGGGAATTTAGCAGACAAACTGAATATATTCCACAGCAATCCAAAATTATACTACATTCCTAAACAACAAGGCTTAGGAATATACAATGACCATTACGGTGATGAAATGTATATGATCGAAGAGCGTTTTTCTTCTGATCCTAAAACGCTTCAGTCACTGGATAATGCCGATGATATTCTTTCTACCGATGACGTTTTGAAGAACTTCACAAAAAGCTACAAATATTCTGTAGATAAAGAATCTTATATCAGAGCGAGAATTTTTGACATGCTTATCGGCGACTGGGACAGACATTCTGACCAGTGGAAATGGGCTGAATACGAGAACGGCGATAAGGTAGTCTATAAAGCAATTCCAAGAGACAGAGATCAGGCATTCAGCAAATATGACGGTGCTGCGTTTAAAATCATAATGAATGTGCCTGCTATCCGTCATATGAAAACTTTTAATGATGACATCAAAAATGTAAAATGGGTGAATATGGAACCTTATCCTTTAGATCTTGTATTTTTAAAAGGATCTACACAGGAAGACTGGATTGCACAGGCTGCTTATATTCAAGACCATTTAAGTGATGCAGATATTGATGATGCGTTCAATAATCTTCCGAAAGAAGTAAAAGATGAAACCATCGCTGATATTCAAAGAAAATTGAAATCAAGAAAAACAAAATTAAAAGATTACGCTTCCAAATATTATGATGTCTTACAGGAAAAGGTTCCGCTGGCAGGAACGGTAAATCCTGATAAATTCGTCATTACAAAAAAAGGGCATTCTGTAGAAGTAAAACAGTATAAACTTGATAAAAACCAGCAGAATCCTGAGCTTGTATTCGAGAAAACTTATGTGGATTCCAAAACAAAGGAACTTTGGATCTACGGATTAGAAGATGATGATATTTATGAAGTTTCAGGAGACGGAAAGCCCAAAATGAATATCAGGCTGATCGGAGGCTACAATCATGATGTCTATAATGTTGCCGATGGAAGCAAAGTAAAAATTTATGATTTCAAATCTCAGAAAAATACTTACAATACAAACGGTGCATCTAAAAAAATCACCGATGATTATGATATTAATACCTACAATTATAAACATCCGAAATATAACTTCTTCGCCGGATATCCTAATATTGATTACAATCCTGACGATGGAGTCATTTTAGGGGTTTTAGCTAATTATACGGTCAATAATTTCATCCGTGATCCTTACACCCAGAAACACAGCCTGAGAGCGAATTTTTATACGGCTACAGGAGGATTTAATCTGATCTATAAAGGGATTTTCAAAAAAGCAGTCTCTGGATGGGATTTTAATATTGATGCGTTATATACTACCCCGCATTTTGCAGAAAACTTCTTTGGTCTGTCTAATGAAAGTGAATATGACAAAGAAAATACAGAAAGAAAATACAACAGAGCGAGAATATCAAAATTCAACTTTGCCCCCTCTATTTCTAAAAAAAGCTGGCTGAATTTAAAGCATCAGTTCCAGCTTACTTTTGAAAACAACAAAGTACAGACAAACGGTGACCGTTTTGTAGATGAATCTCCGGATGTGAATCCAGCAGTTTTCAAAAGCCAGCAGTTTGCAGGCGCGAATTACACATTCAGCTATAAAAATTTAGACAATAATGCATTTCCTACCTTAGGAATGGAATTCCTTTTAAATGCAGACTGGAAAACCAATCTTTCGAATACTGACAGAAATTTTTTAACCTTAAAAGGAACCCTGACCATTGACCACAGAATTGATAAAAAAGGAAATTTTGTTTTAGCGAACTCAAGCAATGTGATGTGGATCAACAATAACAATTTTGAATTTTATCAGGCCGCAAGTATTGGCGGAAATAATGGAATGAGAGCTTTCAGAAATGACAGGTTCTCCGGAAAGTCTTACTTCACCAATAACTCTGAGATCCGTTGGGATTTTGGAAGAATAAGAAACAATATCGTCCCTGCTAATATGGGAGTTTTAGTAGGATATGATTTCGGACGTGTCTGGAATGACAATGAAAATTCTAATAAATGGCATCAGTCTGTAGGAGCCGGCTTCTGGCTGAGTATCGTAGAAATGTTCTCCGCAAGGTTAAATTATTTCTACGGTTCCGATGGAGGAAGAATTTCCGCAGGGGTAGGAATGAATTTTTAA
- the ruvX gene encoding Holliday junction resolvase RuvX: MGQILAIDYGKARCGIAATDDMQIIASGLDTVETKVILEFFKKYFNENKVEEVVVGLPTDLKGNASEVETDILKFIEEFKKEFPDVQIHRFDERFTSKMASFFISQSGKSKKKRQEKGLIDKVSATIILQNFLEQRTR, translated from the coding sequence ATGGGACAAATCCTCGCAATAGACTATGGAAAGGCACGTTGTGGTATCGCTGCAACTGATGATATGCAGATTATTGCAAGCGGGCTGGATACCGTGGAAACCAAGGTTATATTGGAATTTTTTAAAAAATATTTCAATGAAAATAAGGTGGAAGAAGTGGTAGTAGGGCTTCCTACAGATCTAAAAGGAAATGCCTCTGAAGTGGAAACGGATATTTTAAAATTCATAGAAGAATTTAAAAAAGAATTTCCAGATGTTCAGATACACCGTTTTGATGAGAGATTTACATCTAAAATGGCCTCATTTTTTATATCCCAAAGCGGGAAAAGCAAAAAAAAGAGACAAGAGAAAGGATTAATAGATAAAGTAAGCGCAACTATAATATTGCAGAATTTTTTAGAACAAAGAACAAGATGA
- the def gene encoding peptide deformylase, whose amino-acid sequence MILPIRAFGDPILRKVGKDIDKNYPNLQELIDGMFETMYSANGIGLAAPQIGLDIRVFIIDVSPLAEDEDYEDIKDELKDFKKVFINAKILEESGEEWKFNEGCLSIPDVREDVKRKGTILIEYYDENFVKHTETFSDIRARVIQHEYDHIEGILFTDHLSALKKKLVKGKLVKISQGDVSISYKMRFPK is encoded by the coding sequence ATGATTCTACCGATAAGAGCCTTTGGGGATCCTATTTTAAGAAAAGTAGGCAAAGATATAGACAAAAATTATCCCAATTTACAAGAATTAATAGACGGTATGTTTGAAACAATGTACAGTGCAAACGGTATTGGTCTGGCTGCTCCGCAGATTGGTCTGGATATCCGTGTATTTATAATAGATGTAAGTCCTCTTGCGGAAGATGAAGATTATGAGGATATTAAAGACGAATTAAAAGACTTTAAAAAAGTTTTCATCAATGCTAAAATTCTTGAAGAGTCAGGAGAAGAGTGGAAATTTAATGAAGGATGTCTTTCTATTCCGGACGTGAGAGAAGATGTAAAAAGAAAAGGGACGATCCTTATAGAATATTATGACGAAAATTTTGTGAAGCATACAGAAACTTTTTCCGATATTAGAGCCCGCGTAATTCAGCATGAATATGATCACATTGAGGGCATATTATTTACGGATCATTTAAGTGCTTTAAAAAAGAAGCTTGTGAAAGGTAAATTAGTAAAGATCTCTCAAGGTGATGTAAGCATCAGTTACAAAATGAGATTTCCAAAATAA
- a CDS encoding histidine phosphatase family protein → MKKLILVRHAKSDWPEETDDFDRPLADKGLQDAMNMSRFMKNNNISIDYLVSSPAVRALNTCKVFNQTYRLNFITSEKLYNPSENNFQSVIYDLDDSLDSVAFFSHNNGISNFANSISDDIFHFPTCGVAGFEIDCNSWSEFDGAKKKLLFFYEPNKLKK, encoded by the coding sequence ATGAAGAAACTCATCCTTGTAAGACATGCAAAAAGCGACTGGCCGGAGGAAACCGATGATTTTGACAGACCATTGGCTGACAAAGGTTTACAAGATGCAATGAACATGTCTCGATTCATGAAAAACAACAATATTTCTATAGATTATCTGGTTTCCAGCCCGGCAGTACGTGCTTTGAATACCTGCAAAGTTTTCAATCAGACTTACCGGCTTAATTTCATCACAAGTGAAAAACTTTATAATCCATCAGAAAATAATTTTCAATCTGTAATCTATGACCTGGATGACAGCTTAGATTCAGTTGCCTTTTTTTCTCATAATAACGGTATTTCCAATTTTGCTAATTCTATTTCAGATGATATCTTCCATTTTCCTACATGCGGTGTAGCAGGTTTTGAGATCGACTGTAATTCGTGGTCAGAATTTGACGGAGCGAAGAAAAAGTTATTATTTTTTTACGAGCCTAATAAACTCAAAAAGTAA
- a CDS encoding DUF5606 domain-containing protein, protein MQLEKIISISGKPGLYKLVSQLRNGFIIEDVITKKKVSIGNSSQVSLLDNIAMFTFDKEVPLFEVFENIAKNHDYKETISHKSSDDELKEFMGVSLPNYDTERVYASDIKKLAQWYNILQKSGYITPESFVKAEPETLDPANEELDLTEKATAKKAAPKAEKPAAPKVKATAAAKGAPKSTHTKKG, encoded by the coding sequence ATGCAGTTAGAAAAAATAATTTCAATTTCTGGAAAACCAGGACTTTATAAATTAGTTTCTCAATTAAGAAACGGATTTATTATTGAAGATGTAATTACAAAGAAAAAAGTAAGCATTGGAAACTCCAGCCAGGTGAGTTTGCTAGACAACATCGCAATGTTTACATTTGATAAAGAAGTTCCTTTGTTCGAAGTTTTTGAAAATATTGCTAAAAACCATGATTATAAGGAAACAATTTCTCATAAATCTTCTGATGATGAATTGAAAGAATTTATGGGAGTATCTCTTCCTAACTATGATACAGAAAGAGTATATGCTTCAGATATCAAAAAATTAGCTCAATGGTATAATATTTTACAGAAATCAGGATATATCACTCCTGAAAGCTTTGTAAAAGCAGAACCGGAAACTTTAGATCCAGCGAATGAAGAATTAGATCTTACTGAAAAAGCAACTGCTAAAAAAGCAGCACCAAAAGCAGAAAAGCCGGCAGCGCCTAAAGTAAAAGCAACTGCAGCTGCAAAAGGAGCTCCAAAAAGCACGCATACTAAGAAAGGATAA